The Mercenaria mercenaria strain notata chromosome 10, MADL_Memer_1, whole genome shotgun sequence genome contains a region encoding:
- the LOC123560002 gene encoding zinc finger protein 846-like, translating into MENFHSHLSNVPFAEDCEKTSPVSERRESIRSANIAEPDILVSDRSPSFSTLPIYHSGGFPYSSVNPSVFPQGSSVRYSGKSLGQCLNTFREVGVDMTNRSVPVNTNVRNPIGGFDSRTKFNDNGLQISEPTTGSDQSGYSSSKHLEGSLSGDIKIQNHGNIVINMSVAEKTEGARYNSLSAGLHTVNTSRSCVNCVEETNVSSMFSCGGCKQKFYTICKLHTHIKTHNQDGSYYYSQSNKTAYPKFDTCCIATQTEDNKKDGKHSKHKEESVESFPSGRDGEVTVRSKKVEDNFMTSMIDSVNETLTNEDDSEIKLEKGDPEYIPDSNMDRSGSDTDEYKPEDSIYQSPKKRRKGCSKKRNERNRVKMKGSKKLKKLKMTIKIKQEERKDKRSSFLKKDRKPNSSSKIKVQIKKLDDKIACKLCDESFSKKLYLRHHIKAKHSDVEHLCQLCGDHFTTDDELIEHRRTVHNRGYHRCELCDKVLSTKGMLEGHYLVHKGIKPFACDVCVPKKEFTRKCQLKAHMETHSTEKTLQCEFCGKPFSARYLMLSHVKHCGGIKPHKCDYCDMSFVSNHCLQRHRRTHTGEKPFVCEVCAFASSNASCLARHLRTHTGEKPFTCQYCQQTFAARGALKKHVRIHTQEKPYKCRYCTKAFTQNWNLKTHERQHTGETPYKCHVCGIGYKQNVLLKTHLRTHFGPNSDSSETQNLALNQSVSHCQTENQTSVHNSVHNQSLVSLQSGSKSDNLKHEFSQSQSVNSQPQLIDLHTQPIVPNILLSSFLHSGYSMN; encoded by the exons ATGGAGAATTTTCATAGCCATCTTTCCAATGTCCCATTTGCCGAGGACTGTGAGAAAACATCACCAGTTTCTGAAAGAAGAGAGTCGATTAGAAGTGCAAATATAGCAGAACCTGACATACTGGTCTCTGACAGATCACCTTCATTTTCTACTTTACCCATATATCATTCTGGTGGCTTTCCGTACAGCTCAGTTAATCCTTCTGTCTTTCCACAAGGAAGCTCTGTCAGATACAGTGGCAAGAGCTTGGGACAGTGTTTGAACACTTTCAGAGAAGTGGGTGTAGATATGACTAATAGAAGTGTTCCAGTAAATACAAATGTTAGAAATCCAATTGGTGGCTTTGATTCaaggacaaaatttaatgataatgGATTGCAAATCAGTGAGCCTACTACAGGTAGTGATCAGTCAGGTTATTCATCTAGTAAACATCTAGAAGGCTCTCTCTCGGGAGACATTAAGATACAAAACCATGGTAACATCGTTATAAACATGTCAGTTGCAGAAAAGACCGAGGGAGCAAGATATAATTCATTATCAGCTGGTTTACATACTGTAAATACGAGTAGAAGTTGTGTTAATTGTGTAGAGGAAACCAATGTTAGCAGTATGTTTAGCTGTGGAGGGTGCAAGCAGAAATTCTACACAATATGTAAACTACACACTCATATAAAAACACACAATCAAGATGGATCATATTATTACTCGCAATCCAACAAAACCGCATACCCAAAGTTTGATACTTGTTGCATAGCTACTCAAACTGAGGATAATAAAAAGGATGGAAAACATTCAAAACATAAAGAagaaagtgttgaaagttttccCAGCGGCAGAGATGGAGAGGTCACTGTTCGTTCAAAAAAGGTAGAGGATAACTTCATGACCAGTATGATCGATTCAGTTAATGAGACATTAACTAATGAAGATGATTCAGAAATTAAATTGGAGAAAGGTGACCCTGAATATATCCCAGATAGTAACATGGATAGATCTGGAAGTGATACTGATGAATATAAACCAGAAGATTCCATATACCAAAGTCCGAAAAAAAGACGAAAAGGTTGCAGTAAAAAGCGGAACGAAAGAAATCGGGTCAAAATGAAGGGAAGTAAAAAgctaaaaaagttgaaaatgacgATCAAAATAAAGCAAGAAGAAAGGAAAGATAAAAGGAGTTCATTCCTAAAGAAGGACAGAAAACCAAACTCAAGCAGTAAAATAAAAGTTCAGATAAAAAAGTTAGATGACAAAATTGCCTGTAAGCTTTGTGATGAGAGTTTCTCAAAAAAATTGTACCTCCGTCATCACATCAAAGCAAAACATTCAGATGTTGAACATCTGTGTCAGCTGTGCGGTGATCACTTCACAACAGATGATGAGTTAATCGAGCATAGGAGGACGGTGCACAACCGCGGATACCACCGCTGTGAACTGTGCGACAAAGTCCTGTCTACAAAAGGCATGTTGGAGGGTCATTATCTTGTACACAAGGGAATCAAACCTTTTGCTTGTGATGTCTGTGTACCAAAGAAAGAATTTACAAGAAAGTGTCAACTGAAG GCACACATGGAAACACATTCAACAGAGAAGACCTTGCAGTGTGAGTTTTGTGGGAAGCCGTTCAGTGCCCGGTACCTGATGTTGAGTCATGTTAAACACTGCGGAG gTATCAAACCTCACAAGTGTGATTACTGTGATATGAGTTTTGTATCCAACCATTGTCTACAGAGGCACAGGAGAACACACACAGGAGAAAAACCATTTGTTTGTGAG GTATGTGCATTTGCAAGCAGTAACGCCAGTTGTCTGGCCCGACACTTGAGAACTCACACAGGAGAGAAACCTTTCACATGTCAGTACTGTCAGCAGACCTTTGCTGCAAGAGGAGCTCTCAAAAAACATGTCCGTATACATACACAG GAGAAACCATACAAGTGCCGTTACTGTACAAAAGCCTTCACCCAAAACTGGAACCTTAAAACCCACGAGAGACAGCATACTGGTGAAACGCCCTATAAATGCCATGTGTGTGGAATTGGATATAAACAGAACGTTCTGCTGAAAACACACCTAAGGACACACTTTGGTCCAAACTCAGATAGCAGTGAAACACAAAATCTTGCTTTAAACCAGTCTGTTTCTCATTGTCAGACTGAGAACCAGACTAGTGTACACAACAGTGTACACAACCAGTCACTTGTTAGCTTACAGTCTGGTTCTAAATCTGATAATCTGAAACATGAATTTTCACAGTCACAGTCTGTTAACAGTCAGCCACAGCTGATTGATCTTCATACCCAACCAATTGTGCCAAATATTTTATTATCGAGTTTTTTGCACTCTGGATACAGTATGAACTGA